The Rhea pennata isolate bPtePen1 chromosome Z, bPtePen1.pri, whole genome shotgun sequence genome includes a region encoding these proteins:
- the F2RL1 gene encoding proteinase-activated receptor 2 isoform X1, translated as MAGRRGLCLLLLLCALLGAATPAERNGTSKSKGRSFVGHIVPNTSNGSEESYEVDDFAAKVLTGKLTTVFLPIVYIIVFVVGLPSNAMALWVFFFRTKKKHPAVIYMANLALADLLFVVWFPLKIAYHVNGNNWLFGEGLCKVFVAFFYGNMYCSILFMTCLSVQRYWVIVNPIVHSRKKSEIALGISLAIWILISLGTIPLYLINQTTYISKLNITTCHDVLPENILAHDLFNYFLSLAIGLFLFPALLTAVAYILMIKTLNASISDINTGKKRKRAIKLIITVLSMYLICFTPSNVLLVVHYLLLKTHGQSYLYVSYITALCLSTLNSCIDPFIYYYISKDFRDNLKNALLCRSVRTTQRMQVSLSSSRYPKKSNSYSSNSNGTTKSTY; from the exons ATGGCCGGGCGCCGCGGactgtgcctgctgctgctgctgtgcgcGCTGCTGGGAGCCGCCACGCCCGCAG aaagaaatgGAACCAGCAAATCAAAAGGAAGAAGTTTTGTTGGCCACATAGTTCCAAATACAAGTAATGGCTCTGAAGAGTCATATGAAGTGGATGATTTTGCAGCAAAAGTCCTCACAGGAAAGCTGACTACAGTTTTTCTTCCCATAGTCTATATCATTGTCTTTGTTGTTGGTTTGCCAAGCAATGCCATGGCGCTCTGggtctttttcttcagaacaaagaaaaaacatcctgCTGTGATTTACATGGCCAACCTGGCATTGGCAGACCTTCTCTTTGTTGTCTGGTTCCCACTGAAGATTGCATACCATGTAAATGGCAATAATTGGCTATTTGGTGAAGGTCTTTGCAAAGtgtttgttgcatttttctatGGAAATATGTACTGCTCCATTCTTTTTATGACATGTCTCAGTGTGCAACGATATTGGGTCATAGTGAACCCCATAGTGCattcaagaaagaaatctgaaattgcATTGGGCATCTCCCTTGCTATCTGGATATTGATTTCGTTGGGTACCATTCCATTGTATCTTATTAATCAGACTACTTACATTTCAAAGCTTAACATCACCACCTGCCATGATGTAttgcctgaaaatattttggctcATGACCTGTTCAATTACTTCCTCTCACTTGCAATTGGACTCTTCTTATTCCCAGCTCTCCTCACTGCTGTTGCTTACATACTAATGATAAAGACTCTGAATGCTTCCATTTCAGAcataaacacaggaaaaaaacgAAAAAGAGCAATCAAGCTTATTATTACTGTCCTATCCATGTATCTCATCTGTTTTACACCTAGCAATGTGCTGCTTGTTGTGCACTATTTACTCCTGAAAACCCATGGCCAGAGTTATTTGTATGTGTCGTACATCACTGCGCTGTGTCTTTCTACTCTGAACAGCTGTATTGATCCATTCATCTATTACTATATTTCAAAAGACTTCAGAGACAACCTTAAAAATGCTCTTCTTTGCCGAAGTGTGCGAACAACACAGAGGATGCAAGTGTCTCTCTCATCAAGTAGATACCCCAAGAAATCCAATTCTTACTCTTCAAACTCAAATGGAACAACTAAATCAACCTACTGA
- the F2RL1 gene encoding proteinase-activated receptor 2 isoform X2 yields the protein MTQPERNGTSKSKGRSFVGHIVPNTSNGSEESYEVDDFAAKVLTGKLTTVFLPIVYIIVFVVGLPSNAMALWVFFFRTKKKHPAVIYMANLALADLLFVVWFPLKIAYHVNGNNWLFGEGLCKVFVAFFYGNMYCSILFMTCLSVQRYWVIVNPIVHSRKKSEIALGISLAIWILISLGTIPLYLINQTTYISKLNITTCHDVLPENILAHDLFNYFLSLAIGLFLFPALLTAVAYILMIKTLNASISDINTGKKRKRAIKLIITVLSMYLICFTPSNVLLVVHYLLLKTHGQSYLYVSYITALCLSTLNSCIDPFIYYYISKDFRDNLKNALLCRSVRTTQRMQVSLSSSRYPKKSNSYSSNSNGTTKSTY from the coding sequence aaagaaatgGAACCAGCAAATCAAAAGGAAGAAGTTTTGTTGGCCACATAGTTCCAAATACAAGTAATGGCTCTGAAGAGTCATATGAAGTGGATGATTTTGCAGCAAAAGTCCTCACAGGAAAGCTGACTACAGTTTTTCTTCCCATAGTCTATATCATTGTCTTTGTTGTTGGTTTGCCAAGCAATGCCATGGCGCTCTGggtctttttcttcagaacaaagaaaaaacatcctgCTGTGATTTACATGGCCAACCTGGCATTGGCAGACCTTCTCTTTGTTGTCTGGTTCCCACTGAAGATTGCATACCATGTAAATGGCAATAATTGGCTATTTGGTGAAGGTCTTTGCAAAGtgtttgttgcatttttctatGGAAATATGTACTGCTCCATTCTTTTTATGACATGTCTCAGTGTGCAACGATATTGGGTCATAGTGAACCCCATAGTGCattcaagaaagaaatctgaaattgcATTGGGCATCTCCCTTGCTATCTGGATATTGATTTCGTTGGGTACCATTCCATTGTATCTTATTAATCAGACTACTTACATTTCAAAGCTTAACATCACCACCTGCCATGATGTAttgcctgaaaatattttggctcATGACCTGTTCAATTACTTCCTCTCACTTGCAATTGGACTCTTCTTATTCCCAGCTCTCCTCACTGCTGTTGCTTACATACTAATGATAAAGACTCTGAATGCTTCCATTTCAGAcataaacacaggaaaaaaacgAAAAAGAGCAATCAAGCTTATTATTACTGTCCTATCCATGTATCTCATCTGTTTTACACCTAGCAATGTGCTGCTTGTTGTGCACTATTTACTCCTGAAAACCCATGGCCAGAGTTATTTGTATGTGTCGTACATCACTGCGCTGTGTCTTTCTACTCTGAACAGCTGTATTGATCCATTCATCTATTACTATATTTCAAAAGACTTCAGAGACAACCTTAAAAATGCTCTTCTTTGCCGAAGTGTGCGAACAACACAGAGGATGCAAGTGTCTCTCTCATCAAGTAGATACCCCAAGAAATCCAATTCTTACTCTTCAAACTCAAATGGAACAACTAAATCAACCTACTGA